A single region of the Metarhizium brunneum chromosome 6, complete sequence genome encodes:
- the FRE7_3 gene encoding Ferric/cupric reductase transmembrane component 7: MTTHPVMASSSEMTSVGMASPRMASSGMSSTPFLPILNNPIQFHSSRNPGTCTLKPDQCVLKNSYWVFWYEADLVYCLPVVYLFVSAITVFTVGRFASDFSPATMITQRKSWRCCVSAVRFLSYKSWRIGSWYSQSLGVLLLAAIGVVFFSALTLGPRPYYWPTDARYGNSPPIATRTGWMALACMPFILAFGAKASMVTALTGISTERLNTWHSWVSWAMLVLALIHTFPFIVYHRDKGDLTTAFRTGGVWLTGVVAIIAQAWLTFMSVSWIRNKWYEFFKSTHYFFAAVFLVFFFLHCSFRLTSWDYFIAAGVIYLSSLFYALARTLKHGIGRTAILSMESPQSLRITVLTKSKWKPGQHAYLRFLTGGLHSVTAHPFTICSAPLKGTQHNEMVFYLKPLGGLTNRLASMAQKQEHASLRVLLDGPYGGLPGRWYKGFDRTILIAGGSGSSFTFPLIEDWLSRRDSNSTSELKVVLATKDVEMRIWYTEELQRVAERQRGSGATEFPGVSILLYETYDTAVGIPVSRTTSSSSDEERGKEEPRVQSSADSTTSLFGIKVFRGRPDTGATVREASLQQSVGTVGIAVCGPAGMVYDVASEAAAQQQRILSGHTGASEVWFHLESFS, translated from the exons ATGACGACACATCCCGTtatggcttcttcttctgagATGACTTCTGTTGGCATGGCCTCCCCGCGAATGGCCTCCTCGGGCATGTCTTCAACGCCGTTTCTGCCAATACTGAATAATCCAATACAGTTTCACTCCTCTCGAAATCCGGGAACCTGCACTCTGAAGCCGGATCAATGTGTCCTAAAAAATAGCTACTGGGTATTCTG GTACGAGGCGGATCTGGTTTACTGCCTCCCCGTGGTATATCTTTTCGTATCTGCCATAACAGTATTTACCGTTGGTAGATTTGCCTCGGACTTTAGTCCGGCTACCATGATAACCCAGAGAAAATCATGGCGCTGCTGCGTGTCGGCTGTTCGCTTCCTATCTTACAAGAGTTGGCGAATTGGTAGTTGGTACTCCCAGTCTCTTGGAGTCCTTCTCCTCGCGGCAATCGGCGTCGTCTTTTTTTCAGCGCTGACCTTGGGACCCCGGCCGTACTACTGGCCAACTGACGCTCGCTATGGAAACTCGCCTCCTATCGCTACGCGGACTGGGTGGATGGCTTTGGCCTGCATGCCGTTTATACTCGCCTTCGGGGCCAAAGCCAGCATGGTTACTGCATTGACCGGTATATCAACCGAGAGACTAAACACATGGCATAGTTGGGTTAGCTGGGCGATGCTGGTACTGGCCCTCATCCACACATTTCCTTTCATCGTCTACCACCGTGACAAAGGCGATTTGACCACCGCCTTTCGCACAGGAGGCGTATGGCTAACCGGTGTGGTTGCCATCATAGCCCAAGCCTGGCTAACATTCATGTCCGTCTCTTGGATTCG AAATAAGTGGTACGAATTCTTCAAGTCGACGCATTACTTTTTTGCAGCCGTCTTcttggttttctttttcctccaCTGTAGTTTCCGCCTGACATCTTGGGACTACTTCATTGCCGCTGGAGTCATCTATTTGAGTAGTCTGTTCTACGCCCTGGCCAGGACTTTGAAGCATGGCATTGGACGCACTGCCATCCTCAGTATGGAGTCTCCCCAATCGTTGCGCATCACTGTCCTTACAAAATCCAAGTGGAAGCCAGGCCAGCATGCATATCTCCGTTTTCTAACAGGCGGCCTTCACTCCGTCACAGCGCACCCGTTTACCATATGTTCAGCTCCTTTAAAGGGTACTCAGCACAACGAGATGGTTTTTTACCTTAAACCACTGGGAGGTTTGACCAATCGACTAGCTAGCATGGCTCAGAAACAGGAACATGCTAGCCTCAGAGTCCTCTTGGATGGTCCATATGGAGGTTTGCCCGGGCGCTGGTATAAGGGATTTGACCGCACGATACTCATCGCAGGCGGCTCTGGGTCTTCATTTACTTTCCCTCTTATTGAGGATTGGCTGAGTCGGCGTGATTCCAACTCTACAAGTGAATTAAAGGTCGTCTTGGCCACTAAGGATGTGGAAATGCGAATATGGTATACCGAGGAGTTGCAGCGTGTTGCAGAGCGACAGCGCGGTTCTGGAGCAACCGAGTTTCCTGGAGTAAGTATACTTCTCTATGAAACGTATGATACGGCCGTGGGAATTCCAGTATCAAGAACCACGTCTTCGAGTAGTGATGAGGAGAGGGGTAAAGAGGAGCCAAGGGTACAGTCATCTGCTGACTCAACTACCTCCctctttggcatcaaggTCTTCCGTGGACGCCCTGACACAGGAGCCACGGTTAGGGAGGCGTCACTCCAGCAGTCTGTTGGCACTGTTGGCATTGCAGTCTGTGGACCAGCCGGAATGGTGTACGACGTTGCAAGTGAGGCGGCAGCACAACAGCAACGTATTCTGAGTGGACACACTGGGGCGTCTGAGGTTTGGTTTCACTTGGAATCATTCTCGTAA
- the ZNF gene encoding Zinc finger protein — translation MDSYSTYRDSSARSPSDRTWGRDESRTRDERSDTFYRGRSPGNDRRDRRRSRSPGVDRYEPRSRREDRDRDRDDRRRISSPPANIDRYVPGQETASPGVTVNPLADPARLPYQVGFSYFGEWWRMNEKIKDDKERARTGRRREPERPRGARESQEEREKEKAKIQAAYDAYKEELQAKMARSFVSEHKKEQWFKERYVPEIRDELRNKLNEIRRGAYSQWEQDLETGTFDEFSLEGLPKAESNGSGGVVEKEEGEATASNEILGVGDLLPANGADIRDENQFQPTLLIKTIAPHVSRQNLESFCKENLGEEEGGFKWLSLSDPNPSKRYHRIGWVMLHPSSETSLPTDRMDPKDDDGEVDTTTPQPVSTAEKALEAVNGKTVKDEVRGDFVCHVGVHNPPNNPRKKALWDLFSAPERIERDLLLVQRLVNKFEEDFGSDFQAILKVEEKVDDLRNTGRLQPAVPPTPAKKVKKQREIVLDEAMDDEDGMVGEEEEEEEEDGAIDDEADDEDMLIKKKQLDLLIEYLRRVFNFCFFCVFESDSVHELTRKCPGGHLRRPRSTLSSSARSVARASANGEPFPEKKKTADVEEADPEPAEGDKKFRNTSNKTEQQLLRAYNWVKTFEDKIMQILEPQTVDMRKLGGRSVDEAVEEELAKYVKQEDEHKWRCKAPECTKLFKEEHFWKKHVEKRHADFLDSMKQEFELINAYVMDPAHIAPSRTDANSNGHFPPANGQNATGTPRGFNLQNFSMNSMMGMPGFPMAGGNFPPMFAGMQAGSWNPMSDERSGGGPIRRGGMGNRGQYRTGPYDRRGNRFDGGRNRAGGSRWGDGAGGAAGGPREAVQGRSLKSYEDLDHVSGGGGSELNY, via the exons ATGGATTCTTACAGCACGTACAGAGACTCCTCGGCTAGATCACCATCAGATCGGACTTGGGGCCGAGATGAGTCGAGAACTCGGGACGAGCGATCTGACACCTTTTATCGCGGACGATCTCCGG GCAATGATCGAAGAGATCGCAGACGATCGCGATCTCCTGGAGTAGACCGGTACGAGCCACGGTCTCGCCGAGAAGACAGAGATAGAGACAGAGACGATCGTCGACGAATAAGTTCACCACCGGCAAACATCGACCGCTATGTACCTGGACAAGAAACTGCATCCCCCGGTGTGACGGTCAATCCTCTCGCCGATCCAGCTCGCCTACCCTACCAGGTGGGATTCTCGTATTTTGGAGAATGGTGGAGAATGAATGAAAAAATCAAGGATGACAAGGAACGGGCCCGGACTGGTCGCAGACGTGAACCAGAGAGACCACGTGGTGCTCGCGAGTCGCAGGAAGAGcgcgaaaaggaaaaggccaaaatTCAAGCTGCATACGACGCCTACAAGGAAGAGCTACAAGCAAAGATGGCGCGTTCATTTGTTTCGGAACACAAAAAGGAGCAATGGTTCAAAGAGAGATATGTGCCTGAGATTCGCGACGAGCTTCGCAATAAGCTTAACGAAATTCGGCGCGGCGCCTATAGCCAATGGGAGCAGGATCTTGAGACAGGAACCTTTGATGAGTTTTCGTTGGAAGGGTTGCCCAAGGCTGAGAGCAACGGATCTGGCGGTGTTgttgagaaggaggagggcgaAGCCACCGCGAGCAACGAGATTCTGGGCGTCGGAGATCTCCTTCCGGCGAACGGGGCTGATATCCGCGACGAGAACCAGTTCCAGCCTACTCTACTGATCAAGACCATTGCACCTCATGTCAGTCGACAAAATTTAGAGTCTTTTTGCAAGGAAAACCTCGGGGAGGAAGAGGGCGGCTTTAAATGGTTGTCACTCTCTGATCCCAATCCTAGCAAGAGATATCACCGTATTGGTTGGGTGATGCTTCACCCATCCTCTGAGACATCCCTCCCAACAGATCGGATGGATCcaaaggacgacgacggcgaagTGGATACAACAACTCCACAGCCAGTGTCAACCGCGGAAAAGGCACTCGAGGCAGTCAATGGCAAGACTGTCAAGGATGAAGTGCGAGGCGACTTTGTATGCCATGTCGGCGTTCACAACCCTCCCAATAATCCAAGGAAAAAGGCATTGTGGGATCTCTTTTCCGCTCCCGAACGCATTGAGCGAGATCTGCTCCTAGTCCAACGGCTGGTCAACAAATTTGAAGAAGACTTTGGCTCAGACTTCCAGGCCATTCTCAAGGTAGAGGAAAAGGTTGACGACCTGCGCAATACCGGCCGGCTTCAACCAGCCGTTCCGCCTACGCCTGCCAAGAAAGTGAAGAAGCAACGGGAAATCGTTCTAGACGAAGCaatggatgatgaagatggcatggtgggtgaggaggaggaggaggaggaagaagatggcgccattgacgacgaggccgatgatgaggacatgctcatcaagaagaagcaactGGATCTCTTGATTGAGTATCTGCGTCGCGTGTTCAActtttgtttcttctgtgTCTTTGAGAGCGATTCCGTCCACGAGCTTACCCGAAAATGTCCAGGGGGTCATCTTCGCCGACCCAGAAGCACCTTATCTTCATCTGCGCGATCTGTAGCTCGTGCAAGCGCCAATGGCGAGCCGTTCCctgagaaaaagaagacggCTGATGTAGAAGAAGCCGATCCTGAGCCTGCAGAGGGCGATAAAAAGTTTCGCAACACCTCAAACAAGACGGAGCAGCAACTGCTCCGGGCGTACAACTGGGTCAAGACGTTTGAGGACAAAATTATGCAAATCTTGGAGCCGCAAACAGTCGACATGCGCAAACTTGGCGGGCGATCAGTTGACGAAGCAgtggaagaagagctggCCAAGTACGTAAAGCAAGAGGACGAGCACAAGTGGCGCTGCAAAGCTCCAGAATGCACCAAGCTTTTCAAAGAAGAGCACTTTTGGAAGAAACATGTCGAGAAGAGGCACGCCGACTTCCTGGATAGCATGAAACAAGAG TTTGAGCTCATCAACGCCTATGTCATGGACCCGGCACACATTGCGCCTTCTAGGACGGATGCCAACTCCAACGGACACTTCCCGCCCGCAAACGGGCAAAACGCCACCGGAACTCCTCGGGGCTTCAATCTGCAAAACTTTTCAATGAATAGCATGATGGGTATGCCCGGGTTCCCTATGGCTGGAGGCAACTTTCCACCCATGTTTGCTGGTATGCAAGCAGGCAGCTGGAACCCAATGAGCGATGAGCGCTCAGGAGGCGGACCAATCCGTCGCGGTGGTATGGGTAACCGAGGGCAATATCGCACGGGCCCATATGACCGTCGAGGCAACAGGTTTGATGGAGGCCGAAACCGTGCCGGCGGATCGCGCTGGGGAGACGGTGCTGGCGGTGCGGCGGGCGGTCCTCGCGAAGCCGTGCAGGGCCGTAGCTTAAAGAGCTACGAAGACCTAGATCACGTCTCTGGCGGTGGTGGGAGTGAACTCAACTACTGA
- the hxB gene encoding Molybdenum cofactor sulfurase, whose protein sequence is MTGLPTVTSGYNVAVEEFREQEYPMLKDSVYLDHAGSTLCAKSSMDAFAQEMTSTLYGNPHSGSWSSQLSTLRIDDIRLRLLRFFNADASEYDLVFVSNATAGVKLVVEAMRALPEGYSYAYHQACHTSLVGAREDARLSICVDDVDMGSWLRGEDPFPSTGPSSATLFAFSAQSHMDGRRYPLSWPRELKDNSDGKSTPLFTLLDAASFSATSRLDLSSPDFAADFVVLSLYKIFGFPDLGALIVRRSAECIFDRRRYFGGGTVDVVTCKKEEWHARKTQFLHERLEDGTLPFHNIIALDSAMKMHSKLFGSMDQVGAHTCSLSLQLFDGLESLRHGNAVPVCVMYTHRPDPADLLGTGPVVSFNLRNSAGGWVSLAEVEKLAILHKIHIRTGGLCSPGNIAAALGLEPWEMKRNLSAGIRCGADSELMNGKPTGVIRASVGAMSTNSDIERFLEFVKEFFVEEHPTLVSPSEKTEKKLQEPPNFRVKSITVFPIKSCGGYVVPPGVQWDVKPEGLAWDREWCLVHPGSGQALSQKRYPRMALFRPTLDFEKGSLRVTYDGTGSDVGLPEVQIPLSANPSLFGEESERVSSQVCGEEISAQAYISPEINDFFSQCLGVPCVLARFPAGGRGLTSRTVKARIQKHQHTKLLCTLPGSFPDIPSPPDSDTEQPTEGKILLANESPILLVNSSSVDALNDNIVKRGGTGVPDDSFRANIVIEADQGSKHTAYSEDTWSKIRIGSQEFKLLGACRRCQMVCVDQTSGIRRQEPFSTLAKTRRIDGKVYFGVHMKHEPRPRDVRLVNQSPTIQVGEAVTVDGWIP, encoded by the exons ATGACGGGCTTGCCTACTGTCACCAGTGGTTACAATGTCGCGGTGGAGGAATTCCGTGAGCAGGAGTACCCCATGCTAAAAG ACTCTGTCTATCTGGATCATGCGGGATCTACGTTGTGTGCCAAATCTTCAATGGATGCTTTTGCACAGGAGATGACTTCAACTCTCTATGGCAACCCTCACTCTGGCTCATGGTCATCGCAGCTTTCCACATTACGTATAGACGACATTCGATTACGATTACTACGTTTTTTCAATGCGGATGCGTCCGAGTACGACTTGGTCTTTGTTTCAAATGCCACAGCAGGTGTCAAACTCGTGGTCGAAGCCATGAGAGCGCTCCCGGAGGGCTACTCATACGCTTACCATCAAGCATGTCACACCAGCTTGGTAGGCGCCAGGGAAGACGCAAGACTGAGCATATGCGTTGATGACGTTGACATGGGTTCATGGCTGCGGGGCGAAGATCCATTCCCGTCCACCGGCCCGTCTTCAGCAAccctctttgccttttctgcccAATCTCATATGGACGGGCGACGGTATCCCCTATCGTGGCCGAGAGAACTTAAAGATAATTCGGATGGCAAATCAACACCTTTATTTACCCTCCTTGATGCAGCTTCGTTTTCTGCTACATCTCGACTAGACCTCAGCTCGCCTGATTTCGCTGCAGACTTTGTAGTTCTCAGCCTGTACAAAATATTCGGGTTTCCCGATTTGGGAGCACTAATAGTTCGACGTTCCGCAGAATGTATTTTTGACCGGCGGCGTTatttcggcggcggcacagtTGATGTGGTCACTTGCAAGAAGGAGGAGTGGCATGCGAGGAAAACCCAGTTTCTTCACGAACGCCTGGAAGACGGCACACTGCCATTCCACAATATCATAGCCCTGGACTCAGCAATGAAAATGCACTCCAAGTTATTCGGCTCCATGGATCAAGTCGGCGCACACACTTGTTCCCTGTCTCTGCAACTATTCGATGGGCTGGAAAGCTTGCGACATGGCAATGCTGTACCAGTGTGCGTCATGTACACCCACCGTCCAGATCCTGCCGACTTACTAGGAACGGGTCCAGTAGTTTCGTTCAACCTAAGGAACAGCGCAGGCGGTTGGGTTAGCTTGGCAGAAGTCGAAAAACTGGCCATTCTTCATAAGATTCATATTCGAACGGGCGGTCTATGCAGCCCGGGAAACATAGCCGCTGCTTTGGGTCTAGAACCATGGGAGATGAAGCGAAATCTATCTGCAGGAATCCGATGTGGTGCTGATAGCGAGCTTATGAATGGCAAGCCTACTGGTGTTATTCGAGCAAGTGTGGGCGCCATGAGCACCAACTCTGACATTGAACGATTCCTCGAATTTGTAAAGGAGTTCTTTGTTGAAGAGCATCCTACGCTCGTATCACCCAGCGAGAAGACCGAGAAAAAACTCCAAGAGCCACCCAATTTTCGAGTTAAATCCATCACGGTCTTCCCAATCAAAAGCTGCGGTGGCTATGTTGTACCGCCAGGTGTGCAATGGGATGTGAAACCTGAAGGACTAGCGTGGGATCGTGAATGGTGTCTAGTTCACCCAGGCTCAGGCCAAGCACTCAGTCAGAAACGCTACCCCAGGATGGCACTCTTCCGCCCAACACTGGATTTCGAAAAGGGTTCCTTGCGGGTGACATATGACGGAACAGGCAGCGACGTGGGCCTACCAGAGGTTCAGATCCCACTATCCGCGAACCCATCCTTGTTTGGCGAGGAATCTGAACGAGTGTCCTCCCAAGTTTGTGGAGAGGAAATTTCTGCTCAAGCATATATTTCGCCCGAAATCAAcgacttcttctcccaaTGCCTAGGCGTTCCGTGTGTGCTAGCAAGGTTCCCTGCTGGCGGTCGTGGCCTCACGAGCCGTACCGTCAAGGCACGCATCCAGAAACACCAACATACTAAACTGCTGTGCACGCTACCTGGCTCGTTTCCTGATATTCCGTCACCCCCAGACTCTGACACAGAACAGCCTACTGAGGGCAAAATACTACTAGCCAATGAGAGTCCGATTCTGCTAGTAAACAGCAGTAGCGTGGATGCCCTGAACGACAATATCGTTAAGAGAGGTGGCACGGGAGTCCCAGATGATTCCTTCAGAGCAAATATAGTCATTGAAGCGGACCAAGGGAGCAAGCACACTGCCTATTCGGAGGATACCTGGAGCAAGATCCGCATCGGGAGCCAAGAATTCAAGCTGCTCGGCGCCTGTCGACGATGTCAAATGGTCTGTGTTGACCAAACATCCGGTATCAGAAGGCAGGAACCGTTTTCAACGCTGGCAAAGACCAGGAGGATTGATGGAAAGGTGTATTTTGGAGTGCACATGAAACATGAGCCTAGGCCTAGAGATGTGCGCTTGGTGAACCAGTCACCTACAATTCAGGTCGGAGAGGCTGTTACTGTTGACGGATGGATACCATGA